The Calonectris borealis chromosome 13, bCalBor7.hap1.2, whole genome shotgun sequence genome contains a region encoding:
- the CITED1 gene encoding cbp/p300-interacting transactivator 1, with protein sequence MTSLRSPPRGTKDREVAATLRYPSGTGAGELPAAAGGAPPAPAAPLALQAAPRLLASMHLQKLNSQHRAAGGVRRPQEPGSPPGWGLGTQPRGAGSRPLPAAGPGIIDSDPVDEEVLRALVLELGLDRADELPELWLGHHEFDFPADLPAGC encoded by the coding sequence ATGACCTCTCTAcggtcccccccccggggcacgAAGGACCGCGAGGTGGCGGCGACTCTGCGCTACCCCTCCGGCACCGGGGCCGGTGAGctgccggccgccgcggggggggctccgccggcccccgccgcccccttgGCCCTGCAGGCGGCTCCCCGTCTCCTGGCCAGCATGCACCTCCAGAAGCTCAACAGCCAGCACCGCGCCGCGGGGGGAGTCCGCCGCCCCCAGGAGCCCGGCTCGCCGCCCGGCTGGGGCTTGGGGACGCAgccgcggggcgcgggcagccgccccctcccggccgccggccccggcatCATCGACTCGGACCCGGTGGACGAGGAGGTGCTCAGGGCGCTGGTGCTGGAGCTTGGCCTCGACAGGGCGGACGAACTGCCGGAGCTCTGGCTCGGCCACCACGAGTTCGACTTCCCCGCGGACCTGCCGGCCGGCTGCTAA
- the RPS4X gene encoding small ribosomal subunit protein eS4, X isoform, with protein sequence MARGPKKHLKRVAAPKHWMLDKLTGVFAPRPSTGPHKLRECLPLIIFLRNRLKYALTGDEVKKICMQRFIKIDGKVRTDITYPAGFMDVISIEKTGEHFRLVYDTKGRFAVHRITAEEAKYKLCKVRKIFVGTKGIPHLVTHDARTIRYPDPLIKVNDTVQIDLETGKITDFIKFDTGNLCMVTGGANLGRIGVITNRERHPGSFDVVHVKDANGNSFATRLSNIFVIGKGNKPWISLPRGKGIRLTIAEERDKRLAAKQSSG encoded by the exons ATG GCCCGCGGCCCCAAGAAGCACCTGAAGCGCGTGGCTGCGCCCAAGCACTGGATGCTGGACAAGCTGACGGGCGTCTTC GCACCCCGTCCATCAACAGGCCCTCACAAGCTGAGGGAGTGCCTTCCGCTCATCATCTTCCTGCGGAACAGGCTGAAGTATGCCCTGACAGGAGACGAGGTCAAGAAGATCTGCATGCAGAGATTCATCAAGATAGATGGCAAAGTCCGCACAGACATCACCTATCCTGCAGGCTTTATGG ATGTCATCAGCATTGAGAAGACAGGCGAACATTTCCGCTTGGTGTACGATACCAAGGGCCGATTTGCTGTTCACCGCATCACAGCTGAAGAGGCCAAG tACAAGCTGTGCAAGGTGAGGAAGATCTTTGTGGGCACCAAAGGAATCCCTCATCTGGTCACCCACGATGCCCGCACCATCCGCTATCCGGACCCCCTCATCAAGGTGAATGATACTGTCCAGATTGACCTGGAGACAGGCAAGATCACAGATTTCATCAAGTTTGACACAG GTAACCTGTGCATGGTGACCGGCGGTGCCAACTTGGGCCGTATTGGGGTGATCACCAACCGAGAGAGACACCCTGGGTCATTTGACGTGGTTCACGTGAAGGATGCCAATGGCAATAGCTTTGCCACCAGGCTCTCCAACATCTTCGTTATTGGCAAA GGCAACAAGCCATGGATCTCCCTGCCCCGTGGAAAGGGCATCCGCCTGACCATTGCTGAAGAGAGAGACAAGCGACTGGCGGCCAAGCAGAGCAGCGGGTGA